The Pirellulales bacterium genome has a segment encoding these proteins:
- a CDS encoding DUF4241 domain-containing protein has product MTITLKRRLYVAHRKKCVPCPICRTVMLLPNQYLWDAFRDGCSFSTHSGTVRLSCVDAGSLFLPSGRLVVSDLAGSPYSAPFSLKIPPKRYPTFLAVASGFGVALSMVQFRDEAPAQWRATRPDEFVVDSGNVCLMDAALCAKIKRRPQSKYESFINEVDAAMLMNQDNWTNIRIGATSGGDVVAFKTFDGDGTFPSFIGLSSNNKVVCVITDYFLRDCAIAAA; this is encoded by the coding sequence ATGACAATCACGCTCAAGCGGCGTTTGTACGTCGCTCACAGAAAAAAATGCGTCCCGTGCCCGATCTGCCGAACCGTAATGCTTTTACCGAACCAGTATCTTTGGGACGCCTTTCGAGACGGATGCAGCTTTTCGACGCATTCAGGCACGGTTCGTCTCAGTTGTGTTGATGCTGGATCGCTTTTTTTACCATCGGGCCGCCTAGTAGTGTCCGATCTAGCGGGCTCACCTTACTCAGCGCCATTCTCACTTAAAATTCCCCCAAAACGTTATCCAACGTTTCTCGCTGTCGCATCGGGCTTCGGAGTTGCGTTATCAATGGTTCAGTTCCGCGACGAGGCGCCGGCTCAGTGGCGCGCTACGCGCCCGGATGAGTTTGTGGTTGATTCTGGAAACGTCTGTCTCATGGATGCAGCTCTTTGCGCCAAGATCAAAAGACGTCCGCAGTCAAAATATGAGTCTTTCATCAACGAAGTGGACGCCGCAATGCTCATGAATCAGGACAATTGGACAAACATACGCATCGGGGCGACTAGCGGCGGAGATGTCGTTGCATTCAAAACGTTCGATGGCGACGGGACGTTTCCGTCCTTTATTGGTCTCTCATCGAATAACAAGGTTGTTTGCGTTATCACAGACTACTTCCTGCGCGACTGCGCAATTGCAGCCGCTTGA
- a CDS encoding MATE family efflux transporter, whose protein sequence is MSRFWRGPSGMRDVLVLALPLMVSTLSWTVMHFTDRVFLLWYSADAVAAVLPSAAASFAVLCFPLGVASYVNAFVSQYYGAQRYSRIGLVVWQGLWIAALTAPVAIATVPFFTSIFTNIGHPALIAQYEIDFYRVSSLGAGALVAAEAMSTFFTGRGGVRVVMVVDSLAALLNALLDYALIFGNWGFPAWGVTGAATATTVALWCKAAVYMTLFLRRQYREKYGTFTGCRFDAALFRRLLRFGSPSGVQLVCEVTAFTLFLLIVGRLGALELAATSLAFNVNTLAFMPVYGIGIATTTLVGQRIGQGRPRLAERGVWSAFALAALYTLAVALFYVAGPDLLLVAHGAKADPTEFEALRSSTVVLLRFVAFYCLFDAMVVVFSSAIKGAGDTRFVLITTLCMSPLPVLATLVGVEYLGLGLYWSWSAITSWLCALGIIYVIRFRQGRWRTMRVIEHSAVEEEDDEPLRAERVEERSLATEEVA, encoded by the coding sequence ATGTCACGATTCTGGCGCGGACCCAGCGGCATGCGCGACGTGCTCGTGCTGGCGCTGCCGCTGATGGTTTCGACGTTGTCGTGGACGGTGATGCACTTCACCGATCGCGTCTTCTTGCTGTGGTACTCGGCCGATGCCGTGGCCGCGGTACTGCCTTCGGCGGCTGCATCGTTTGCGGTGCTGTGTTTTCCGCTGGGTGTGGCGTCGTACGTCAACGCCTTTGTCTCGCAGTATTACGGTGCGCAGCGCTATAGCCGCATCGGGCTGGTCGTCTGGCAAGGCCTGTGGATCGCGGCACTGACGGCGCCGGTGGCGATTGCCACCGTGCCATTTTTTACCTCAATCTTCACGAACATCGGACATCCGGCGCTCATCGCCCAATATGAGATCGATTTCTACCGAGTGAGCAGCCTGGGCGCGGGAGCCCTGGTGGCTGCCGAGGCGATGTCGACCTTCTTCACCGGCCGCGGCGGCGTGCGCGTGGTCATGGTCGTCGACAGTTTGGCCGCGCTTCTCAATGCCCTCTTGGATTACGCACTGATCTTCGGCAACTGGGGCTTTCCCGCCTGGGGCGTTACCGGCGCGGCGACGGCCACCACGGTTGCCCTGTGGTGCAAAGCCGCGGTCTACATGACGTTGTTTCTGCGCCGTCAGTATCGTGAGAAATATGGCACCTTCACGGGCTGTCGTTTCGATGCTGCGCTGTTTCGCCGTCTGCTCCGCTTCGGCTCGCCCAGCGGCGTGCAATTGGTGTGCGAAGTTACGGCGTTTACTTTGTTCCTGCTGATCGTCGGCCGGCTGGGGGCGCTTGAACTCGCGGCCACGAGCCTGGCTTTCAATGTCAACACGCTGGCGTTTATGCCGGTCTATGGCATCGGCATTGCCACCACGACGCTCGTGGGACAGCGGATCGGTCAGGGCCGTCCGCGACTGGCCGAGCGCGGCGTGTGGAGCGCTTTTGCGCTGGCGGCGTTGTACACGCTGGCCGTGGCGCTGTTCTACGTGGCGGGGCCTGACCTGTTGCTCGTGGCACATGGTGCGAAGGCCGACCCGACGGAATTCGAGGCGCTGCGCTCCTCGACCGTGGTGCTGTTGCGGTTCGTGGCGTTCTACTGCTTGTTCGATGCGATGGTCGTCGTCTTCAGTAGCGCGATCAAGGGGGCGGGCGATACTCGCTTCGTGCTGATTACGACCTTGTGCATGTCGCCGCTTCCGGTGCTGGCCACGCTGGTGGGCGTGGAGTACCTGGGCCTGGGGCTCTATTGGTCGTGGAGCGCGATCACGAGTTGGCTGTGCGCGCTAGGTATCATTTACGTGATCCGCTTCCGCCAGGGCCGCTGGCGGACAATGCGCGTCATCGAGCATTCGGCGGTCGAAGAGGAAGACGATGAGCCGTTACGGGCCGAGCGAGTCGAGGAGAGGTCGCTCGCCACGGAAGAAGTGGCCTAG
- a CDS encoding Gfo/Idh/MocA family oxidoreductase, which yields MNLSPEERAIGKENFNAAIGSELTRREFLERSIAAAAVTGVGLGGFYFGYEKLKGDPVRVGMIGTGDEGGVLIGAHTPDYLNIVAISDIRPYNVHRAFHGDQSSESIRAVRPGLMAKYGWKSEDEAKSKVKVYTDYQDLLKDDQIEAVIIALPLFLHDVVAIEAMNHGKHVLTEKLMAHSVHQCKNMARVSHQKRLHLATGHQRHYSILYDNAVDTIKRGLIGDIHFIRAQWHRGNLPGKDSWAPPLPDKKMEADLAKVVAEIESLGGDASAEVKKFTDLLKVTKELESARGSRIDALEKRRELLTQQLLDKDVDAAKYGYEAKTLTDGGSKAYECSPLEELIHWRLWNRTGGGLMAELGSHQLDASGIFCTAMRNDGHKALPLSVTAVGGRYIFPLDRDCDDHVYCTYEYPGPKYDEDPNKKIVVTYSSINGNGFGGYGETVMGTKGTLILDKEQEVMLFKDAATTTSVLVTKGKDGAPTLDTTASGSPAAAAAKKALDAGPPSRGYTEEMEHFAWCIRNFDFENNKPKCHPKVAMADAIIALTTNIAMRENRRIEFKPEWFDIDSDETPEGVKPSVSV from the coding sequence ATGAATCTCAGTCCCGAAGAACGCGCCATTGGCAAAGAGAACTTCAACGCCGCCATCGGCAGCGAGCTGACGCGTCGCGAATTCCTCGAACGCTCGATCGCGGCCGCGGCCGTCACCGGGGTCGGCCTGGGCGGATTCTATTTCGGCTACGAGAAGCTGAAGGGGGACCCGGTCCGCGTCGGCATGATCGGCACCGGCGACGAAGGGGGGGTGCTGATCGGGGCCCATACGCCCGACTATTTGAACATCGTCGCGATCTCGGATATTCGCCCTTACAACGTGCACCGCGCGTTCCACGGCGATCAGTCGAGCGAAAGCATCCGCGCCGTACGCCCCGGCTTGATGGCCAAATACGGCTGGAAGAGCGAAGACGAGGCCAAGAGCAAGGTCAAGGTTTACACCGATTACCAGGACCTGTTGAAAGACGACCAGATCGAGGCCGTGATCATCGCGCTCCCCCTTTTCTTGCACGACGTCGTGGCGATCGAGGCCATGAACCATGGCAAGCACGTGCTGACCGAAAAACTGATGGCCCACAGCGTCCACCAGTGCAAGAACATGGCCCGCGTCTCGCACCAGAAGCGTTTGCACCTGGCCACCGGACACCAGCGGCATTACAGCATCTTGTACGACAACGCGGTCGACACGATCAAACGCGGGCTGATCGGCGACATCCATTTCATCCGCGCGCAGTGGCACCGCGGCAATTTGCCGGGCAAGGACAGTTGGGCCCCGCCGCTACCGGACAAGAAGATGGAAGCCGATCTGGCCAAGGTCGTGGCCGAGATCGAGTCGCTGGGGGGCGACGCCTCGGCCGAGGTAAAGAAGTTTACCGACCTCTTGAAGGTGACGAAGGAGCTGGAATCGGCCCGCGGCTCGCGCATCGATGCTTTGGAAAAACGCCGTGAGCTGCTCACGCAGCAACTGCTCGACAAGGACGTCGACGCCGCCAAGTACGGTTACGAGGCCAAGACGCTTACGGACGGCGGCAGCAAGGCGTACGAATGTTCGCCGCTCGAGGAGCTGATCCACTGGCGCTTGTGGAATCGCACCGGCGGCGGACTGATGGCCGAGCTGGGCAGCCACCAGCTCGACGCGTCGGGCATCTTCTGCACCGCCATGCGCAATGACGGGCACAAGGCTCTGCCGCTGTCGGTCACGGCCGTCGGCGGGCGGTACATCTTCCCGCTCGATCGCGATTGCGACGATCACGTCTATTGCACGTACGAGTATCCGGGTCCGAAGTACGACGAAGATCCGAACAAGAAGATCGTCGTCACCTATTCGTCGATCAACGGCAACGGCTTCGGCGGTTATGGCGAAACCGTGATGGGCACCAAGGGGACGTTGATCCTCGACAAAGAGCAGGAAGTGATGCTCTTCAAGGACGCCGCCACGACGACCAGCGTGCTGGTGACCAAGGGGAAAGACGGCGCCCCGACGCTCGATACGACGGCGTCGGGTTCGCCCGCCGCGGCCGCTGCCAAGAAGGCGCTCGATGCCGGGCCGCCCAGCCGCGGCTACACCGAAGAGATGGAACACTTCGCCTGGTGCATCCGCAATTTCGACTTCGAGAACAACAAGCCGAAGTGCCATCCGAAGGTCGCCATGGCCGACGCGATCATCGCCCTGACGACGAACATCGCCATGCGCGAAAACCGGCGCATCGAGTTCAAGCCGGAATGGTTCGACATCGACAGCGACGAAACGCCGGAAGGCGTGAAGCCGAGCGTGTCGGTGTAG
- a CDS encoding SMI1/KNR4 family protein, whose amino-acid sequence MNDITYAYKRFCTERFPLPTDAQVSELEWRIRVVFPKDYREFVLQFNGGYFDDPVIAPVPDGCPLETLTYMSGIGASHPGAELGRDDLLSVFDGNVPPIIVPIGYTGLGSLVILRTGDEEHGAIYLKEAFGGFHYLAEGIEGFFDLLRSPDMSANAGGGD is encoded by the coding sequence ATGAACGACATTACGTATGCTTACAAACGCTTCTGCACGGAGCGCTTTCCGCTTCCGACTGACGCACAAGTCAGCGAGTTGGAGTGGCGGATCCGGGTTGTGTTTCCGAAAGATTATCGGGAGTTCGTCCTCCAATTTAACGGCGGTTATTTTGACGACCCCGTAATCGCTCCGGTACCCGATGGCTGTCCGCTGGAAACGCTCACTTACATGTCTGGAATCGGCGCGTCGCATCCAGGCGCTGAACTAGGGCGCGACGATTTGCTGTCAGTCTTTGACGGTAACGTCCCGCCGATTATTGTTCCCATTGGCTACACAGGTCTCGGATCGCTTGTCATCTTGAGAACCGGCGATGAAGAGCATGGAGCGATCTATCTGAAGGAAGCGTTTGGCGGCTTCCACTATTTGGCCGAGGGGATCGAAGGATTCTTCGATCTTTTGCGTTCTCCCGACATGTCTGCTAACGCGGGGGGCGGAGACTGA
- a CDS encoding DUF4288 domain-containing protein, which yields MWFGVSILMRGESRHRPSSDWLWEETIVLVEAESEEAAAAMAAARGRAAECSFATGSGETVHWIFNRVAQTCPIDGEPVSGTEVFSRHLRAAEVASLLSPLD from the coding sequence ATGTGGTTTGGCGTAAGCATATTGATGCGCGGCGAGTCGCGTCATCGCCCTAGCTCCGACTGGCTGTGGGAGGAGACAATTGTTCTGGTCGAGGCGGAGAGCGAAGAAGCGGCCGCCGCCATGGCAGCTGCGCGCGGCCGGGCCGCCGAGTGTTCGTTCGCTACCGGCAGCGGCGAGACGGTTCATTGGATTTTCAACCGCGTTGCGCAAACCTGCCCGATCGATGGCGAGCCCGTCTCCGGCACGGAAGTATTTTCGCGCCATCTGCGCGCGGCGGAAGTCGCCAGTTTGCTTTCGCCGCTTGATTAG
- a CDS encoding sugar phosphate isomerase/epimerase family protein, whose product MDRWPIGVFASIDAGLGVKLEVARELGVPTIQLHAPERATRTPERVREFLDRLAAAGIRLTAVFGGFEGESYADIPTTVRTVGLVPRETREARTREMLEISDFARLLGCDVIALHIGFVPHDAKDPLYKEVLEVTRKVCDHARANGQALHLETGQEPAEALLRFIADVERPNLFINFDPANMILYGSGEPIAALEQLGRYVRSVHCKDGTWAARPGQEWGAEVPLGEGAVGMENYLRTLYKIGYQGPLTIEREIPQEPERQKAEIGRAVRLLEELKAKVLS is encoded by the coding sequence GTGGATCGTTGGCCGATTGGGGTGTTTGCCAGCATTGACGCTGGGTTGGGTGTGAAGCTCGAAGTGGCGCGCGAGTTGGGCGTGCCCACCATTCAATTGCACGCGCCGGAGCGGGCCACGCGCACGCCGGAGCGGGTTCGCGAGTTTCTCGACCGGCTGGCCGCAGCGGGAATCCGCCTGACCGCGGTATTCGGCGGTTTCGAGGGCGAAAGCTATGCCGACATTCCGACCACGGTCCGCACCGTGGGGCTCGTGCCGCGCGAAACCCGTGAGGCACGCACGCGCGAGATGCTGGAGATCTCGGATTTCGCCCGGCTCCTGGGCTGTGACGTGATCGCCCTGCACATAGGCTTTGTACCGCACGACGCCAAAGACCCGCTCTACAAGGAAGTGCTGGAAGTCACGCGCAAGGTATGCGATCACGCCCGGGCAAACGGCCAGGCGCTGCACCTGGAAACCGGGCAAGAGCCGGCCGAAGCACTCTTGCGGTTCATCGCCGACGTCGAGCGGCCGAACCTGTTCATCAATTTCGACCCGGCCAACATGATCCTGTACGGGTCGGGCGAGCCGATCGCGGCCCTGGAACAACTGGGCCGTTACGTCCGCAGCGTCCATTGCAAGGACGGCACCTGGGCCGCGCGGCCGGGGCAGGAGTGGGGCGCCGAAGTGCCGCTGGGCGAGGGGGCGGTGGGCATGGAAAACTATCTCCGCACACTCTATAAAATCGGTTACCAGGGGCCTTTGACTATCGAGCGCGAAATCCCGCAAGAGCCCGAGCGGCAAAAGGCCGAGATCGGCCGCGCGGTCCGCTTGCTGGAAGAGTTGAAGGCCAAGGTCCTTTCCTAG
- a CDS encoding polyhydroxyalkanoic acid system family protein, with the protein MPKMSVTVPHGLGLEQAVEKLKGFVPKIKEKYQGQVSNLEENWNDNTLNFGFTTFGFPIKGAIAVEPSEVKLDGDLPFAAMMFKGKIEQEFKDALTRLLA; encoded by the coding sequence ATGCCGAAGATGAGCGTCACCGTACCGCACGGTCTTGGTCTTGAGCAGGCCGTCGAAAAGCTGAAGGGCTTCGTTCCCAAGATCAAGGAAAAGTACCAGGGCCAGGTCAGTAACCTGGAAGAGAACTGGAACGACAACACCTTGAACTTCGGTTTCACCACGTTTGGCTTCCCGATCAAGGGGGCGATCGCCGTCGAACCGTCGGAAGTGAAGCTCGACGGCGACCTGCCGTTCGCGGCCATGATGTTCAAGGGCAAGATCGAGCAAGAGTTCAAGGACGCCCTGACGCGACTGCTGGCCTAA
- a CDS encoding DUF433 domain-containing protein: protein MVLMAQSLIQDNDNGPVIAGTRVTVYSLIPYLLDEAASEESIANSFGITTAQVSAARAYVVENAPTILARHYELEERAQRGNSLETVEKLRRSHVRLLSFKEWLKEREALKAQDANSSASFPSFEEWLLLRQKTGSGA from the coding sequence GTGGTACTCATGGCTCAGAGCCTTATTCAGGACAACGACAACGGTCCGGTAATCGCTGGAACGCGCGTAACGGTGTATAGCCTGATCCCGTATTTGCTGGACGAAGCGGCGAGCGAGGAATCTATCGCGAACTCGTTCGGGATCACCACGGCCCAAGTGTCTGCCGCGCGCGCTTACGTCGTGGAAAACGCCCCCACGATTTTGGCGCGGCATTACGAACTTGAAGAGCGTGCCCAGCGCGGAAATTCCCTCGAGACCGTCGAAAAGTTGCGCCGCAGCCACGTCAGGCTGCTGAGCTTCAAAGAATGGCTCAAGGAACGCGAGGCGCTCAAAGCCCAGGATGCAAACAGTAGCGCGAGTTTCCCGTCGTTTGAGGAGTGGTTGCTGCTCCGCCAAAAGACCGGAAGCGGGGCCTAG
- a CDS encoding STN domain-containing protein: MAARLRADDAAPAWMKAVGRQAARPMGRRARVGSLPVQDGKKVDYLTAEGLARLGPISYSAINAPLRQALRSFSQALRVPIVVDRRVDPEQLLDLDLADVPLADALTQIAARTDAGASVLGPIAYIGPAGTAAQLRTLAALATEDVKKLPARQKNAALASRPLAWQALATPQQIFEQLSREAGIAILGLDQLPHDLLAATDLPPLPWIDRVTLVAVQFGLRPVVDASGKGVTLEPIRADEVRIERSYPAGRDAARTIAEWQKRAPQADIKLAAGRIVVRAMVEDHERLSPSRATRQTSAAAGQQVYTLTLEGMKLETFLAQLEQKLSLSFDLAPDVKLDGLVNVDVKNATLDELLRAAFAPLGLEFSRKDKSVAVRAKRN; the protein is encoded by the coding sequence ATGGCAGCCCGGCTCAGGGCCGATGATGCCGCTCCGGCCTGGATGAAAGCCGTGGGCCGGCAAGCCGCACGACCGATGGGACGCCGCGCTCGCGTGGGCTCGCTCCCCGTCCAGGATGGAAAGAAAGTCGACTACTTGACGGCCGAGGGCCTCGCACGCCTAGGCCCGATTTCCTATTCCGCCATCAATGCGCCGCTGCGGCAAGCCTTGCGAAGCTTCTCGCAGGCCCTGCGGGTGCCGATCGTCGTCGATCGGCGGGTCGATCCCGAGCAGTTGCTCGACCTCGACCTCGCGGACGTGCCGCTGGCCGACGCCCTGACGCAGATCGCGGCCCGGACGGATGCCGGGGCCAGCGTCCTGGGACCGATCGCTTATATCGGCCCTGCCGGCACCGCGGCGCAGTTGCGAACCCTCGCGGCCCTGGCCACCGAAGACGTCAAGAAGCTGCCCGCCCGGCAAAAGAACGCGGCTCTCGCGAGCCGCCCGCTCGCCTGGCAGGCGCTCGCGACGCCGCAGCAGATTTTCGAGCAATTATCGCGCGAGGCGGGCATTGCGATCCTCGGGCTCGACCAGCTACCGCACGACCTGCTGGCCGCCACGGATCTGCCCCCCCTGCCCTGGATCGATCGCGTGACGCTGGTGGCCGTGCAATTTGGTCTGCGGCCCGTCGTCGACGCGTCTGGCAAGGGAGTGACGCTGGAACCGATTCGCGCCGACGAGGTGCGCATCGAGCGCAGCTACCCGGCCGGCCGTGATGCCGCCCGGACCATCGCCGAATGGCAAAAGCGGGCGCCGCAGGCCGACATCAAGCTGGCCGCCGGACGTATCGTGGTGCGTGCGATGGTCGAAGACCACGAGCGGTTATCACCGTCGCGCGCGACGCGGCAGACAAGTGCCGCCGCCGGCCAGCAGGTCTACACACTCACCCTGGAAGGAATGAAGCTGGAAACGTTTCTGGCGCAGCTGGAACAAAAGCTGTCGCTTTCGTTCGACCTGGCGCCGGACGTGAAGCTCGATGGACTGGTCAATGTCGACGTGAAAAATGCCACGCTCGACGAGTTGCTGCGGGCGGCCTTCGCGCCGCTGGGGCTCGAGTTTTCGCGCAAGGACAAGTCGGTCGCTGTGCGCGCCAAAAGGAACTGA
- a CDS encoding tetratricopeptide repeat protein — MRSQRAAVILSYYTDYLDTKDVTVFARRMARRYNAGTLERLLSSGPRMVRRAAVLGLGSIGSYDSNAALGRALTDTDRGVRTLAEDAIRAVWCRAGNEAHRQRLRSIIRLNTKKQYELAASRATDLLLEARLFAEVWNQRAVANFGLRHFVESIGDCREALEINPYHFAAAAGMGQCYLQLGNAASALECFRRALRLNPGLEGVRASIQHLERTLRNNL; from the coding sequence ATGAGATCTCAGCGTGCAGCCGTCATCCTCTCGTACTACACCGATTACCTCGATACGAAGGACGTCACGGTTTTTGCCCGGCGCATGGCGCGGCGCTACAACGCCGGGACCCTCGAGCGGCTGCTGTCCTCGGGGCCGCGCATGGTGCGCCGCGCGGCGGTCTTAGGTTTGGGATCGATCGGCAGCTACGACTCGAACGCGGCGCTGGGCAGAGCGTTGACGGACACGGATCGCGGCGTGCGCACGTTGGCCGAAGATGCGATCCGCGCCGTTTGGTGCCGGGCTGGCAACGAAGCCCACCGGCAACGGCTGCGATCGATCATCCGCCTGAACACCAAGAAACAGTACGAGCTTGCTGCTTCGCGCGCCACCGATCTGCTCTTGGAAGCGCGCCTCTTCGCCGAGGTTTGGAATCAACGGGCTGTGGCCAATTTCGGCTTGCGCCACTTCGTCGAGTCGATCGGCGATTGCCGCGAGGCTCTGGAGATCAACCCTTATCATTTCGCCGCGGCCGCCGGGATGGGGCAGTGCTATCTGCAGCTTGGCAATGCCGCCTCGGCCCTGGAATGCTTCCGCCGCGCCCTGCGACTCAACCCGGGGCTGGAGGGAGTGCGGGCCAGCATCCAGCATTTGGAACGCACGCTGCGGAACAACCTGTAA